A window of the Calditrichia bacterium genome harbors these coding sequences:
- a CDS encoding 5-(carboxyamino)imidazole ribonucleotide synthase, with protein MNDEIRYPLMNIGIIGGGQLARMMITGTKLMGFDFTILEATDDAPASSLADHQIVGSLYDEAALKDLVNRCDVTTYDIEHTDTAVLKSLEKAGHNIYPSPQLLEIIQDKLVQKQTLQSHHIPVPKFEKIDKPTPENAQKFGLPLVQKARRGGYDGRGVQRIDSEADFEKIMRVPSMFEEVVDIEKELAVLVARSHSGEVRTYPVVEMVFDEAANILDYLVSPARISDEIAQKSCDIAIAAIEALDGVGIFAVELFLNKAGNILLNEIAPRPHNSGHFTIEACVTSQFQQHIRAICDLPLGSTEQHKPAVMINLLGDPGFSGAPLITGLRESLAIPGVFFHLYGKAETRPFRKMGHVTIIAETVEKALQNAFRVKEILHIKSKGK; from the coding sequence ATGAATGATGAAATACGGTATCCGTTAATGAACATCGGGATTATCGGCGGCGGTCAACTTGCAAGAATGATGATCACCGGAACCAAGCTGATGGGCTTCGATTTCACAATTCTGGAAGCAACCGACGATGCGCCGGCCAGCTCGCTGGCGGATCACCAGATTGTCGGTTCATTATATGACGAAGCAGCATTGAAAGATCTGGTAAACCGTTGTGATGTAACAACTTATGATATCGAGCATACGGATACAGCTGTATTGAAATCTTTGGAAAAAGCGGGTCACAATATTTATCCGTCACCCCAATTATTGGAAATTATTCAGGATAAATTGGTGCAAAAACAAACGCTTCAAAGCCATCATATTCCGGTGCCGAAATTTGAAAAAATTGACAAACCGACGCCCGAAAATGCTCAAAAATTCGGGTTGCCGTTGGTGCAAAAAGCGCGGCGCGGCGGATATGACGGGCGTGGCGTTCAGCGCATCGACAGCGAAGCGGATTTCGAAAAAATTATGCGGGTGCCATCGATGTTCGAGGAAGTTGTGGACATCGAAAAAGAGCTGGCAGTGCTGGTTGCCCGCAGCCACAGCGGCGAGGTGCGCACCTATCCGGTAGTGGAAATGGTGTTCGACGAAGCGGCAAATATCCTCGATTATCTGGTTTCACCGGCGAGAATCAGCGACGAAATCGCCCAAAAATCCTGCGATATCGCCATCGCTGCAATCGAAGCGCTGGATGGGGTGGGGATTTTTGCGGTGGAGCTGTTTCTCAATAAAGCCGGCAATATTTTGCTCAACGAAATCGCACCGCGACCGCACAATTCCGGGCATTTCACGATTGAAGCATGTGTGACCAGCCAGTTTCAACAGCACATTCGTGCGATCTGCGATTTGCCGCTCGGCTCAACCGAACAGCACAAACCGGCGGTGATGATCAATTTATTGGGTGATCCAGGATTTTCCGGCGCGCCGCTGATCACCGGATTGCGCGAATCGCTGGCAATTCCGGGTGTATTTTTTCATCTCTACGGCAAAGCCGAAACGCGCCCGTTTCGCAAAATGGGGCATGTGACGATCATCGCCGAAACCGTGGAAAAAGCGCTGCAAAACGCCTTTCGCGTCAAAGAAATATTGCACATCAAATCGAAGGGAAAATAA
- a CDS encoding VCBS repeat-containing protein, with translation MFLRLTTLLFVVLLFVSASAQIQVVAVSPRSQQLDTPMNPEISITFDRSINPGDITPQTFKVFGRWTGVINGIWSLVENDQKVVFQPQMSFNAGEQVTVMLAKGISSPSGDTLEKGYAWQFWIKPNRTTLKINEIQRITVRRPGEGHVQTYGAHAADVNGDGYTDYMVPNEVSNDVRMFLNDGTGQYSNFTVHPLTGAARPSTNESGDFNNDGFVDFMVGSTQNNRVHVLLGDGTGGFSAINSLTAGMGVRGLTLLDVNGDAEFDAVTANRNANNLSLFIGDGNGGFAEAITISTSLFQETGIFSADANNDGILDIFVGAFGGNEIALFLGDGEGNLTLSDRTSLTGSSWMIATGDINGDGFADAVSANSNTNEVAIVRGDGSGGLMPVTTFSLGAPFVIAVDLGDLDGDGDLDLIASSYGSGFETGVWTLYENDGLGNFVNPQYFDASEAASCAVFHDRDNDGDLDITGIDEVDDLLFVFENPGISVSVDHPLPSPTRGFALHQNYPNPFNPSTTIAFEVPELAFVTIEIVDINGRLVKHLANETYGAGLHQLIWNGDDSQHKPVAAGVYFYKLTSKSHFETRKLLLIK, from the coding sequence ATGTTTTTACGATTAACTACGCTATTATTTGTTGTGCTGTTATTTGTTTCAGCCAGTGCCCAAATTCAGGTTGTCGCGGTTTCGCCGCGATCACAACAATTGGATACACCGATGAATCCGGAAATTTCCATCACGTTTGACCGGAGCATCAATCCCGGCGATATCACTCCCCAAACGTTCAAAGTATTTGGTCGATGGACGGGAGTAATCAACGGAATTTGGTCGCTTGTTGAAAATGATCAAAAAGTGGTATTTCAACCGCAAATGTCGTTCAACGCTGGGGAACAGGTTACAGTGATGCTCGCCAAAGGCATCAGTTCACCATCTGGCGATACGCTCGAAAAGGGTTATGCCTGGCAATTTTGGATCAAACCCAATCGAACTACTCTCAAAATAAATGAAATTCAACGGATAACAGTGCGACGACCGGGTGAAGGTCACGTTCAGACATACGGCGCCCATGCTGCGGATGTGAATGGCGATGGCTACACTGATTATATGGTGCCAAATGAAGTGTCAAACGATGTACGAATGTTTCTAAACGACGGCACCGGGCAATATAGCAATTTTACAGTGCATCCATTAACCGGTGCTGCGCGTCCCAGCACCAACGAGTCCGGCGATTTTAACAATGACGGATTTGTGGATTTTATGGTCGGAAGCACCCAAAATAATCGCGTTCATGTGTTGCTCGGCGATGGCACTGGCGGATTTTCTGCCATTAATTCACTCACTGCCGGGATGGGTGTGCGTGGTCTTACGCTGCTCGATGTCAACGGCGATGCGGAATTTGACGCAGTGACCGCAAACCGAAATGCCAATAATTTGTCGCTGTTTATCGGAGACGGCAACGGTGGATTTGCCGAAGCAATCACTATTTCGACAAGCCTTTTTCAGGAAACCGGCATTTTTTCGGCGGATGCCAATAATGATGGCATATTGGATATTTTTGTCGGTGCGTTCGGCGGCAACGAAATCGCGCTATTTTTAGGCGATGGTGAAGGTAATTTGACGCTTTCGGACAGAACGTCGCTCACCGGCAGTTCGTGGATGATCGCCACGGGCGATATCAATGGCGATGGGTTTGCGGATGCTGTTTCGGCAAATTCAAACACCAACGAAGTAGCCATTGTTCGCGGAGACGGCAGCGGCGGACTGATGCCGGTGACCACTTTTTCGCTCGGTGCACCGTTTGTTATAGCGGTGGATTTGGGCGATCTCGACGGCGACGGCGATCTGGATTTGATAGCCAGCAGTTACGGCAGCGGCTTTGAAACCGGTGTTTGGACGCTTTATGAAAATGACGGCTTGGGCAATTTTGTCAATCCGCAATATTTCGACGCCAGCGAAGCGGCATCCTGCGCCGTTTTTCATGATCGCGACAACGATGGCGATCTGGATATCACGGGAATCGACGAAGTTGATGATTTGCTGTTTGTGTTCGAAAACCCGGGAATTTCCGTCAGTGTCGATCATCCACTCCCCTCCCCGACCCGCGGATTTGCTTTGCATCAGAACTACCCCAATCCGTTTAATCCTTCAACAACCATTGCATTTGAAGTTCCGGAATTAGCATTTGTTACAATTGAAATTGTTGATATTAACGGGCGGTTGGTCAAACACTTGGCGAATGAAACATACGGTGCCGGTTTGCATCAGTTAATCTGGAATGGTGATGATTCTCAACATAAACCTGTGGCTGCAGGAGTTTATTTTTACAAATTAACATCAAAAAGCCATTTTGAAACTCGCAAACTATTGTTAATAAAGTAA
- the purE gene encoding 5-(carboxyamino)imidazole ribonucleotide mutase: MADPKIGIIMGSDSDLPAMEGAAEMLTQFGVPFEMTIVSAHRTPERLFEYAQTAEKRGLQVIIAGAGGAAHLPGMVASLSALPVIGVPVKSSALSGMDSLLSIVQMPAGIPVATVAINNSKNAGILAAQILGISDPKIRENVKKYRAEMKETVIAKAEKMENNQ, from the coding sequence ATGGCAGACCCAAAAATAGGCATCATTATGGGCAGCGATTCCGATTTGCCGGCGATGGAAGGCGCTGCGGAGATGCTCACCCAATTTGGCGTTCCGTTTGAAATGACGATTGTTTCTGCGCATCGTACGCCGGAACGATTGTTTGAATACGCCCAAACTGCGGAAAAACGTGGCTTGCAGGTAATCATTGCCGGTGCCGGCGGTGCGGCGCACTTACCTGGAATGGTCGCGTCGCTGTCCGCGTTGCCCGTGATCGGCGTTCCGGTGAAATCGAGTGCGCTCAGCGGGATGGATTCGCTGCTGTCGATTGTGCAAATGCCCGCCGGAATTCCGGTTGCGACGGTGGCAATCAACAATTCCAAAAATGCGGGCATTTTGGCGGCGCAAATTTTGGGAATCAGCGATCCAAAAATTCGCGAAAACGTAAAAAAATATCGTGCAGAAATGAAGGAAACGGTCATCGCCAAAGCCGAAAAAATGGAAAACAATCAATAA